From Bradyrhizobium sp. sBnM-33:
CAGGACGAGGCGATCGCGATCATCCGCCGCCTGTTTAGGGGCGAGCGCGTCACCGCCAAGAGCGACTGGTTCACCATGCAGGACGGCGCGCTGCAATTGCTGCCGCTGCAGGAAGACATGCCGTTCGTGGTGGCGTCGCAGATTTCGCCGTCGGGCATGACGCTTGCCGGCAAATACGGCATCGGCATCATCTCGCTTGGCTCGATGTCAACGCAGGGCCTGATGGCGCTGCCGACGCAATGGGGCTTTGCCGAGGATGCCGCCAAGAAGGCCGGCACCACCGTGAGCCGTTCGGATTGGCGCGTGCTGCTAAGCTGGCACATCGCCGAGACCCGCGAACAGGCACAGCGCGAGGCCGGCGCCGGCCTGATGCGCTGGCACAACGAATATAACGTCCGCACGTTGCAGCGGCCGGGGCTGGAGCCGTTCACCTCGCCCGAGGATGCGATCGAGAAAACCGCCGGCGGCGAAAATGCCGCCTCCACCATCGGCACGCCGGATGATCTCGTAAAAACCATCAAGAATTTGATGCAGGTCTCGGGCGGCGTCGGCGCCATCATCGGATTCGTGCACGACTGGGCCAACCCGGAAAATACCCGCCGAAGCTGGGACATGGTCGCGCGCTACGTGATTCCGGAGATCAACGGCTATGTCGCAAAACTGCGCGAGTCGCAAAAATTCCTGATCGAGAACCGCGCGGTGTTCGAGCGCGCGGGCCAAGCCGTGATGGCCAAGATCATGGAGAACGAAAAGGCCGCGGCAGCGCTTGCCCATACCGGTCCCGGCCGGGTGGCGATCCCGACAATCAACGCGCCGGATCTGCAGAAGGAAGCCGCGAAACGGAAGGCGTGATGGGCTTTGTGAGGGGCGTGGAGATCTCTCCCCGTCATTGCGAGCCACCGGGTCGCGCGTATGCGCGCCCGATGACAGGCTCCGCGAAGCAATCCATTGTGCCACAAGCGGGGACATGGATTGCTTCGTCGCGGAGTTTATCATCGGGCCGGCCGAAGGCCGGACCCGTTGGCTCCTCGCAATGACGGGTTTAGCAGCGTTGCCCAGCTGATGGGAGCACACCACGTGCCGCAAAGTTCCTGAGCGGTGGCCCCTGTGGCCGGCAGGCGCGCTTTGCCGCATCGAAACGAAGGGCTATTTACCTGCCTCGGCTAGCCCCGAGCCCGCAATCGTCGCTATTTAAGGCCGCGACAAGGCCGCCAACACGGTGGATAATACTCGCAATCCGAGGCTCAACCGGAGCAATTGCCATGTCGATGCAGAGTGTGGCTTCCCCCGTCAATATCCCGGTGCCGCCGAACCCCAAGGCGTTACGGCACATTCCCGGTCACGAGGGTTGGCCGTTCATCGGCAACACGCTGGCGGTGCTGGCCGACCCCAAGGGACAGATTGAGAAGTCGGCCGCCAAATACGGTCTGATCTACCGCACCCGTCTGTTCGGCGAGACCAGCGTGACGATGCTCGGGCCTGAAGCCAACGAGCTCGTGCTGTTCGACCAGGCACGCCTGTTCTCCTCCACCCATGGCTGGGGACCGATCCTCGGCCTGTTGTTTCCGCGCGGGCTAATGCTGCTGGATTTCGAAGAGCACCGCCTGCACCGCCGCGCGCTGTCGGTCGCCTTCAAGTCGGGGCCGATGAAGTCCTACCTCGTCGATCTCGACCGCGGCATTGCCGCGCGGGTCAAGCAGTGGAAGGCGCAGCCCGGCGAGATGCTGGTGTATCCGGCGATGAAGCAGCTCACGCTCGACCTGGCGGCGACGTCGTTCCTCGGTGCCGATATCGGGCCTGAGGTCGACGAGATCACCCGCGCCTTCATCGACATGGTGGCCGCAGCCGTGGCGCCGATCCGGCGGCCGCTGCCGTTCACGCAGATGGGCCGCGGCGTTGCGGGCCGCAAGCGGATCGTTGCCTACTTCGCCGAGCAGATTCCGATCCGCCGCGCGCGTGGCGGCGGCGATGACCTGTTCTCGCAGCTATGCCAGGCGACGCACGAGGACGGCGCGCTGCTGTCGACCCAGGACGTCATCGACCACATGAGTTTTCTGATGATGGCGGCGCATGACACGCTGACATCGTCGCTGACCTCCTTCGTCGGCGAGCTTGCCGCCCACCCCGAATGGCAGCAGCAGTTGCGCGAGGAAGTCAAAGGCGTCGGCATCGAGGCCAACGATCCCTCCAGCATCGATAATCTCGACAAGATGCCGCTGTCGGAAATGGCGTTCAAGGAAGCGCTCCGGCTGAAGCCGCCGGTGCCGTCGATGCCGCGCCGCGCGGTGCGCGACTTTTCGTTTAGGGGGTACGACATTCCCGCCGGCACGCTGGTCGGCGTCAACCCGCTGTTCACGCACCATATGCCGGAGATCTGGCCCGATCCGGACAAGTTCGATCCGATGCGTTTCTCCGACGAAGCGCAACGCACCCGCCACCGCTTCGCCTGGGTGCCTTATGGCGGCGGTGCGCATATGTGCCTCGGCCTGCACTTCGCCTACATGCAGGCGAAGTGCTTCGCGCGGCATTTCCTGCAAAATCTCGAGGTGTCGCTGGAGCCCGGCTACAAGGCCGACTGGCAGATGTGGCCGATCCCGAAGCCGCGGGACGGGCTGCGCGTCGTGGTGAAGCCGGTGTGAGGCTCAGTCCGTAGGGTAGGCAAAGCGCAGCGTGCCCACCATCTCTCCCCGATCGCGGTTTGGAATGGTGGGCACGCTTCGCTTTGCCCGCGATTCCCGGCTTGCGAGCTTCATTTCACCAGCGTCGTGAGTTGTGCGCCTTCGTCGGCCACGAACACCGCAATCAGTTCCGCAGGCTCGGTCAGGCTGGCATTGGCCGAGACGAGATGGGTTGAGCCGGGCGGCTCGAAGAACGACTGACCGACCCCAAACGTCTCGACGGGACCGCCGGCAAGCTGCGAGCGGATCTCGCCCTTGGTAATGTAAGCGGTGACGGAGCCGGCATGCCGGTGCGCGGGGGTAAAGCCGCCCGGGCCGTAGAACACGCGCACGATCGTGACGCGCTTGCCCGGCACGTTCGGCAAGGCGTGCGAGCTGATCGGCTCGACGGCATCCTGAGTTGAACCGGTCACGCTATTGGCGCAGAGCGGCTCGATGATCGCTGAAACTGCGTCCATGGTCGACGGCAGCGTCTTGCCGATGACGAAGGCACAGGCGAGCCCGGCGATGATGGCGAGATAGAGTGGGCGGCCGTTCGCCGATGGTGATAGGTGGAATGTTGTAGACATTTGCGTCTCCTTGCTCCAATCCAACCGTCATGTATGGACGGCCCCCTCTCGGCAAGGGCTTTTTGGTGCTTCGGCAATGGATCGGGGAGCGGTCATGTATACGGCCTCGAGAAGCGGCCATTGACCGCGGGCCCTGATGGAGATCGCGGATCGAATTCCAATCATTGCGGCGCGCTGTGACGCGCGATGACGTGTCGGAGTGTTTCGATCCTGGTTTCCTGACCATTTGCCATCACACCTTAATTGCCCTTCCGATAGGGATGAGCGCGAGCGCGGCGGCTGTCGCCCTTCAACTAGGCAGCAGCCGGCGCGCTCGCGCGGTCTCGGTAAACTTCTCCTTTGCTCAGCATGGCCCAGAGGATGCGCGCGGCTTTAGCGGCGAACGCCACCATGGCGACCTTGTAAGGCCGCCGCGCCAAAAGATCGCGCAGCCACGGGTCGCTGACGCCGCGCCTCTTTTGCTGCCGCAGATGGGCGCTGGCTCCGCTGATCAGCAGCGCGCGCAACATACGATCTCCCTGTTTGGAGATACGCCCTGGGCGATGCTTGCCGCCAGTACCGTGGTCCTTGCCGGTGAGCCCGATCCAGGCGGCGAAGTCCCGACCGGAGCGAAACACCTTCGCATCGGGCACTTTGGCCAACACCGTACTGGCGATGATCGGGCCGACGCCTGGGACTTCCATCAGCCGGCGCGCGTCCCGATCGCATCTGGCAGCCTTCGCGATCTGCCGTTCAAGCACGCGTTCATCGGCATTGAGCGCCTGCCAGTGCTGCGCCAGCATCAACAGAGCACATCGCATCATCTCCGGAATCTCTTCGCTCGGCTCCTCAAGCTTGGCCATCAGCTCACACAGCCCCTGATGTCCTTGCGCGGCCACGATCCCGAGCTCGCTCAGCGCTGCCCGCAAGGCGTTTGCCACCATCGTCCGCTGGCGAACCAGCAAGGCACGTGTGCCATGAACCGCCAGCGTGGCCTGTTGCTCGACGCTCTTCACCGGAACAAAGCGCATCGTCGGCCGGCCCACTGCCTCGCAGACACCTTCCGCATCCCGGCCGTCGTTCTTGTTGCGCTTGACGTAGGGCTTCACATAGGCCGGCGGCATCAGTCGCACCTCATGGCCATAGCGCCTGATCACCCGGGCCCAATGATGTGCGCTCCCGCAAGCCTCCATGCCAACCAGGCACGGTGGCAACCCCGCAAAGAACTTCTCTACGGCAGCCCGCCTGAGCTGCCGCCTCAGCACAACCCTTCCCGATGCATCAATCCCGTGAACCTGAAACACGTTCTTAGCCAGATCCAACCCAATCGTGCTAATCTTCGTCATGGACGGTCCCCTTGTCTGGTTCGACTCAGCATCGCCAGTCTGGCACATCGATGCCGTTCGGGGGCCGTCCACCCCATCATTGCGAGGAGCGAAGCGACGAAGCAATCCATTGCTCGGTATGCGGCACCATGGATTGCTTCGCTTCGCTCGCAATGACGGCTACCCCGCGCCCTGATCGAACGCCTTCTTCAGCGTGACATAGCCCTGCTGCTGCTGGCTCCAATTGCGGCCGCCGGTCATGGCGCCGTCGACTACCAGATCGTGGCCGTTGATGAAGGAGGATTCGTCGCTGGCCAGAAACACCGCGGCGTGCGCGATATCCTCGGGCAGACCGGCGCGCGGGATCGGCTGCGCGGCCTTGTAGACCTCGCGCATCACGGCCGAGGTCTTTTCGGCGGCCTCCACCGGCAGGCCGAGCGCTTTGCCGAAAATGCCGGTGGCGATCGCGCCGGGCGAAATCGAATTGACGCGGATGTTGGCTTCGCCGAGTTCCATCGCCACGCATTTGGTAAGATGGATGACGGCGGCCTTCGCCGCGCTATAGACCATCGACGACGAAAAGCCGGCGAGGCGGCCGGCAATGCTGCCGTTGTTGATGATGCTGCCGGAACCTTGCTTACGCATATGCGGCGCCGCATGCTTCATGCCGAGCATCACGCTGCGCACCAGCGTCGCCATTGCGGCGTCAAACCGCTCGACTTCGAGGCCTTCGATGCCGCCGGTCTGCGCCGGGCCGCCGGCATTGTTGAATAGGCAATCGATGCGGCCGAATTTCTCCACCGCAAGCCCGATCAGCGCGCTCATCTGTTCTTCCACCGTGACGTCGGTCTGGCGGAAGATGCAGTTGGCGCCGAGCTTATTGGCCAGCGCCTCGCCCTCCGGCACGCGCCGCCCGGCGATGACGATTTTTGCGCCCTCGGCGACGAATAGCTCCGCGCTATGCAACCCGATGCCGCTCGTGGCGCCGGTGATCACCGCTACCTTGCCGTCCAGCCGTCCCATGTTGTTACCCCCGTCAAATTCGTTCACAGCAATATTCCCGCCCCTCGCGGACAAGGCAAGCGAGCTTGTTCCATCGCGACCACCCGGCGCTCGGCTGGCTTTGCTGCCTTGGTCGCCACGAAATCCCCGATTTTCGGCGTGATCGGCCATATTTTGGATGCGCTGATCACGTGAAGTGACAGTCCTGATGAAGAAGTTGATCGACGAGCTCAGGAACGGCTGGCAGGGAATCTCCCAGCCCTCCCTGCTTTCCAGCACGGTGTTCGCGACCGGCTGTCTCGTCTTGTCGACGATCGCCCGGTGGGGTGTCGCCCAGATTCGTCCGGACGTATTCTTCACGCCTTATTTTCCAGCCGTGTTCCTGGCCGCCGCCGTCGGCGGTGCCCGGATCGGGATCGCCACGGCAATCGCGGGAGGCGCGCTCGGCGTCCTCGTCAATTTCGGCAGTGCCACGGCCGATTCCGCACGGTTTGCGCTGCTAGTGATGTTCTGGGCTGTTTGCGGTTTCGCCATCTGGGGCGTTGAGCATTACCGGAGGATTGTTGCTAAACAACGTGAGGATTCCAAGCGGCTTGCCCAGGAAGAGGAATATCGCAAGCTCCTGGTCGAGGAGTTGCAGCACCGGCTCAAGAACAAGACGTCAACGATCCACGCTGTGCTGCACCAGGTCCTGCAGGACCAGCCGCAGATCTGGAGCAGCATCGACCACCGCCTCCGCGCACTATCGGCGACCGACGATTTGATCGCGCGGCTGGACGGCAGCGGTTGCGACATCAAGGACATGCTGCGTTCCGAGCTCGGGCCCTACGGCCACGTCCGGTTCAATTTGAACGGCGATGCCCTGTTTCTGCCGGCCAAACTGGCGGTCAGCCTGGCGCTGATCTTCCACGAGCTGGCCACCAATGCGGGCAAGTACGGCGCATTTTCTTCGGCCCGCGGGCTGCTGCAAGTGTCGTGGTCGGTGTCGGACGATCGCCTCAACCTCACCTGGGATGAAACCGAAGGTCCCGTGATCGAAAGCGTCGGCCCGCCGGGCTTCGGCACCAAGCTGTTGCAAGCGGCACTGCGCGCGTTCGACGGCAAGACCGAGATCAGCTTCCTGAAGACCGGCGTGCATTGCACGATGCAATGCAAGATCCCGGCGAGCTAGGCACGACAGCGCCCGCTATTCTCGTTCTGAAGCATCTTTTCTCGAAACAGATCTCTGCCGCTTTGAGTGACCCTCTCGCTTCGCGTTGACACTCTGTTAATGACGATCGAGCCCGGGGCCGTTCGGAATCGCTGACTCCTACGGTTGTTGCGGCTTTTCAGAAGTCCGCTTAACCAATACTACAAGGGACTTTGCCAAGCTCCGCGGCATGCAGGGTCCCTACAAGCACGACTTTCCGGCGCCGGCGACGCAGGCCGTCAACGAAAGCGCACTCGAATCCGAACTGAACATCCTGAGAGACATCATCAGGCTGCTTCCGACTGGCGTGACAGTTCAGGACGAGAGCGGTGAGTTCGTGCTGGTGAACGACGCCGCGGCGGCCGCGCTGCAGATGGCCACCGCCGCACCGGAGGCCTCGCACCTGAACGATCGCCGCGAAACCTGCCTCGAATTGCTGCGTTCCGGTCGCCCGGCGGTGCTGGAAGAATCCATTGCCGGAAGCCAAACCAAGCAGGTATTCCTGACCTCGCATCGGCCGGTTCGGATCGCCGAGCGCAATCTGCTGATCTCGAGCTCGACCGACATTTCCGAACAGAAGGCGTTCGAGGAACATCTGTTCCGCTCCGCCTACTACGACGAACTGACCGGGCTGCCGACGCGGCGCGTGATCGAACATCGCGTCAACAGTCTCTTGAAGTACGACAACGGACAGGGCCTTTTTGCATTGGCCTTTCTCGACGTCGATAATTTCAAGCACATCAACGACTACTACGGACATTCGGTCGGCGACGCGCTGCTGGCGGAGATCGCCAAGCGGGTGGGACTTGATTTGCGCGATTCCGATATTCTGTCGCGGATCAGCGGCGACGAGTTCGTGTTGCTGCTCAACCCGGTTCAGAGCGAGAGCGAGGTCGCCGAATTCATCCGCTTCATCCTGCAGCGGCTGAAAGCGCCGTTCTTCATCGACCAATCTGAAATCTTCGCCTCGACCTCGATAGGCGTCAGCCTCTACCCCGAGCACGGGCGCAGCTATGAGGAGTTGCGTCAGAACGCCGATATCGCGATGTACCGCGTCAAGAACGGCAGCAAGGGCGCCGCCGCGTTCTTCGACGCCAGCATGGAACGCGAAGCCCTGGCGCGGATGAAAGTCGAGCAGGCGCTGCGGGTGGCGATCCTGGAAAAACGCTTTTGCTGCGCTTTCCAGCCCAAGGTCGACATCCGGACCCAGGAGCTCATGGGCGTCGAGGCGCTGGTGCGACTGCGCGACGACGAGGGGGTGATTCAAGCCCCCAGCACCTTCATCAATCTTGCCACCGAACTCGGCTTGATCGACGAACTGACTCACCTGGTGCTGGCCGAGATCGTCAAATCGATCGACCTGATCAACGAGAACTTCGGCCCCGACACCACGATCAGCATGAACGTCGCGGCCAAACAGGCCGGCAATCTCGAATTCATGCGCTCGTTCGCCCAGGCGATCGAAGCCACCGGATTTCCAAAGCGCTTCATGATCGAGGTGACGGAAGACGCCTTCGTGACCAAGACGCACTTCCAGGACGAGATCCTGCCGATCTTCCGCAAGCTCGGCGTCAAGATCTCGATCGACGATTTCGGCATCGGCTATTCGTCGCTGTCGGCGTTGGCCGACATTACCGCCGACGAGATCAAGATCGACCGCTCCTTCATCACCGATATCCATAAGCGTCCGCGCAGCCAAGGCATCTTGCGGGCAATCGAATCCTTGAGCGAAGCGCTCGGCATGACCGTGATCGCCGAAGGGCTCGAGACTTTCGAGGAACTGGCCTATCTGCAGGCAGCGACCAAGATCCGCTACGCCCAGGGTTATTACTTCTCAAAGCCGATCTTCCTGGAGGACCTCAAGCTGACGACCCCGCGCGCCAGCGAGGCGCGCGCCAGCCAGGCCAGCCGGCCGGCACAGGAAAACCGCCCCACCTATTCGCGCGCCGGCGGCTATCGCCGTTAGAGCGTTTTCCAGCGAAGTGGACACCGGTTCGCGTCAAGAAAACGCGTCAAGACAAAAACCTAGAGCCCGGTTCTGATTCAATCAGAACCGAAAAGGCTCTAGACCCCGCGATTGCGCCCGAAGAACACTCGATTAAGGCTTAGGTAACCGGATTTCCTAACGGCTTATGAGATGCGCGCATCGTACGCATGTTCCCGGGAGAAGGGAGAATGCGCGATCTGTTTCACCATCTGCGAGGCATGAAGGCCCGGACCGCGGCCGCCGGACGGCACGTTACCGCAACGATCCGGGGCCCGGTGTTGTGGCTGACCCTTTGCGGCGGCTTGCTGGTCGCTGCGATTTTCGTCGGTACCATCATGATGGCCGGCGAGTTCCGTGAGCGCGCGCTCGTCAACAGCGAGCGCGAGCTGGAGAACACCGTTCGTCTGCTCGCCCGCCATTTCGACCAGCAGTTCGAGGACTCCGACACGCTCGCCGACGACGTGATCTCCCGACTGCAGATTTCCGGCATCGGCTCGGAGAAGGAGTTCCGACAACGCGTCGCGAGCGCGGAAGCGCACGAGATCATGAGATCGAAGGCGGGCGTCCTGTCATACCTCGGCGACATCTCGATCTTCGATTCCAATGGGGATATGATCAACTGGTCGCGGCCGCTGCCCGCGCCCAAGCTCAACATCTCCGAGCGGGCCTATTTCAAGAGCTTCAAATTCGATTCGCGGTCACCCTCTATTCTGGCCGAGTCGGTTCGAAGCTATCTCACGGGCAACCTGAATTCCGTCATTGCCCATCGATTGAAGGGCGAAGACGGCATCTTCCTCGGCGTGATGACGCGGCGCATCAACCCTGCCAATTACGAAAAATTCTTCGCTTCCGTCGCGCTCGGAACCGGCGCCGCCATTTCGATGTTTCATGCCGACGGCACTTTGCTGGCCCGCTATCCGCGTGTCGACGCACTGATCGGCCAGAATTTTTCGAACGCGCCGCTGCTGCAGCGCGTGCGGGAAAGCGGCAGCGCGCAGACGCTGCGCGTGCAAAGTCCAATCGACCAGACCGCCAGGCTGGGATCTGCGGCTCCGCTCGCGCATTACTCGGGCGTGGTGGTCGCGACCAACACGGTCGCCGCCGCACTCGCCGACTGGCAGGAGCAAACCAGATTCCTGCTCATCGCGGCAACGTTGTCCGCTGCGGTGATCGCCCTGATCCTGTTCCTGATCATCCGGCAGATCACCCGGCAGAGCCGCGAAGCGCAGCAGCGGCTGGAAACGGAACGCGGCCGGCTCGATACCGCCCTGAACAACATGATTCAGGGTCTTGCGACG
This genomic window contains:
- a CDS encoding cupin domain-containing protein, which produces MSTTFHLSPSANGRPLYLAIIAGLACAFVIGKTLPSTMDAVSAIIEPLCANSVTGSTQDAVEPISSHALPNVPGKRVTIVRVFYGPGGFTPAHRHAGSVTAYITKGEIRSQLAGGPVETFGVGQSFFEPPGSTHLVSANASLTEPAELIAVFVADEGAQLTTLVK
- a CDS encoding LLM class flavin-dependent oxidoreductase, which codes for MARLKFGAFLAPHHPIGEHPLLQFRRDLDFVEQIDALGFDEFWCGEHHSSGWEMIASPEMFLAAAGERTKRIKLGTGVISLPYHHPYNVAQRMVQLDWMTGGRAIFGSGPGALASDAHTLGIDPMTQRDRQDEAIAIIRRLFRGERVTAKSDWFTMQDGALQLLPLQEDMPFVVASQISPSGMTLAGKYGIGIISLGSMSTQGLMALPTQWGFAEDAAKKAGTTVSRSDWRVLLSWHIAETREQAQREAGAGLMRWHNEYNVRTLQRPGLEPFTSPEDAIEKTAGGENAASTIGTPDDLVKTIKNLMQVSGGVGAIIGFVHDWANPENTRRSWDMVARYVIPEINGYVAKLRESQKFLIENRAVFERAGQAVMAKIMENEKAAAALAHTGPGRVAIPTINAPDLQKEAAKRKA
- a CDS encoding putative bifunctional diguanylate cyclase/phosphodiesterase, whose protein sequence is MQGPYKHDFPAPATQAVNESALESELNILRDIIRLLPTGVTVQDESGEFVLVNDAAAAALQMATAAPEASHLNDRRETCLELLRSGRPAVLEESIAGSQTKQVFLTSHRPVRIAERNLLISSSTDISEQKAFEEHLFRSAYYDELTGLPTRRVIEHRVNSLLKYDNGQGLFALAFLDVDNFKHINDYYGHSVGDALLAEIAKRVGLDLRDSDILSRISGDEFVLLLNPVQSESEVAEFIRFILQRLKAPFFIDQSEIFASTSIGVSLYPEHGRSYEELRQNADIAMYRVKNGSKGAAAFFDASMEREALARMKVEQALRVAILEKRFCCAFQPKVDIRTQELMGVEALVRLRDDEGVIQAPSTFINLATELGLIDELTHLVLAEIVKSIDLINENFGPDTTISMNVAAKQAGNLEFMRSFAQAIEATGFPKRFMIEVTEDAFVTKTHFQDEILPIFRKLGVKISIDDFGIGYSSLSALADITADEIKIDRSFITDIHKRPRSQGILRAIESLSEALGMTVIAEGLETFEELAYLQAATKIRYAQGYYFSKPIFLEDLKLTTPRASEARASQASRPAQENRPTYSRAGGYRR
- a CDS encoding sensor histidine kinase, whose product is MKKLIDELRNGWQGISQPSLLSSTVFATGCLVLSTIARWGVAQIRPDVFFTPYFPAVFLAAAVGGARIGIATAIAGGALGVLVNFGSATADSARFALLVMFWAVCGFAIWGVEHYRRIVAKQREDSKRLAQEEEYRKLLVEELQHRLKNKTSTIHAVLHQVLQDQPQIWSSIDHRLRALSATDDLIARLDGSGCDIKDMLRSELGPYGHVRFNLNGDALFLPAKLAVSLALIFHELATNAGKYGAFSSARGLLQVSWSVSDDRLNLTWDETEGPVIESVGPPGFGTKLLQAALRAFDGKTEISFLKTGVHCTMQCKIPAS
- a CDS encoding IS110 family transposase — its product is MTKISTIGLDLAKNVFQVHGIDASGRVVLRRQLRRAAVEKFFAGLPPCLVGMEACGSAHHWARVIRRYGHEVRLMPPAYVKPYVKRNKNDGRDAEGVCEAVGRPTMRFVPVKSVEQQATLAVHGTRALLVRQRTMVANALRAALSELGIVAAQGHQGLCELMAKLEEPSEEIPEMMRCALLMLAQHWQALNADERVLERQIAKAARCDRDARRLMEVPGVGPIIASTVLAKVPDAKVFRSGRDFAAWIGLTGKDHGTGGKHRPGRISKQGDRMLRALLISGASAHLRQQKRRGVSDPWLRDLLARRPYKVAMVAFAAKAARILWAMLSKGEVYRDRASAPAAA
- a CDS encoding SDR family NAD(P)-dependent oxidoreductase codes for the protein MGRLDGKVAVITGATSGIGLHSAELFVAEGAKIVIAGRRVPEGEALANKLGANCIFRQTDVTVEEQMSALIGLAVEKFGRIDCLFNNAGGPAQTGGIEGLEVERFDAAMATLVRSVMLGMKHAAPHMRKQGSGSIINNGSIAGRLAGFSSSMVYSAAKAAVIHLTKCVAMELGEANIRVNSISPGAIATGIFGKALGLPVEAAEKTSAVMREVYKAAQPIPRAGLPEDIAHAAVFLASDESSFINGHDLVVDGAMTGGRNWSQQQQGYVTLKKAFDQGAG
- a CDS encoding cytochrome P450, whose translation is MSMQSVASPVNIPVPPNPKALRHIPGHEGWPFIGNTLAVLADPKGQIEKSAAKYGLIYRTRLFGETSVTMLGPEANELVLFDQARLFSSTHGWGPILGLLFPRGLMLLDFEEHRLHRRALSVAFKSGPMKSYLVDLDRGIAARVKQWKAQPGEMLVYPAMKQLTLDLAATSFLGADIGPEVDEITRAFIDMVAAAVAPIRRPLPFTQMGRGVAGRKRIVAYFAEQIPIRRARGGGDDLFSQLCQATHEDGALLSTQDVIDHMSFLMMAAHDTLTSSLTSFVGELAAHPEWQQQLREEVKGVGIEANDPSSIDNLDKMPLSEMAFKEALRLKPPVPSMPRRAVRDFSFRGYDIPAGTLVGVNPLFTHHMPEIWPDPDKFDPMRFSDEAQRTRHRFAWVPYGGGAHMCLGLHFAYMQAKCFARHFLQNLEVSLEPGYKADWQMWPIPKPRDGLRVVVKPV